A genomic stretch from Streptomyces venezuelae ATCC 10712 includes:
- a CDS encoding AraC family transcriptional regulator: MDEAREELDARYYANRMDVVDRERRPFAARFDTVALGPLVIGDLSCGADVRMSFGELGAYHLNAPLSGRMEMRQGGSPIVATTGQALLLDPAGDTYLDRWTGDCRTLSVKVGAAELRDRLEQLIGRAPQGPLVFAPGLDITRGPGLSWVRFARQVAAEALAGEGLARHELVARPLQEALLNGLLLAAEHPWREALAHPGEPRRPAPVKRAMDAVRERPEHPFTTTELATLARVSVRRLQESFREYVGMSPMAYVREVRLDRVREELRAAAPDEASVSEVAWRWGFAHQGRFAARYREKFGESPSATLRGGR, translated from the coding sequence GTGGACGAGGCGCGCGAGGAGCTCGACGCCCGCTACTACGCGAACCGCATGGACGTCGTCGACCGCGAGCGGCGCCCCTTCGCGGCCCGCTTCGACACGGTGGCGCTCGGCCCGCTCGTCATCGGCGATCTCAGCTGCGGGGCCGACGTGCGGATGAGCTTCGGCGAGCTGGGCGCGTACCACCTGAACGCACCGCTCAGCGGACGGATGGAGATGCGCCAGGGCGGGTCCCCGATCGTCGCGACGACCGGCCAGGCGCTGCTGCTCGACCCGGCGGGCGACACCTATCTCGACCGCTGGACCGGGGACTGCCGGACCCTCTCGGTGAAGGTCGGGGCGGCCGAGCTGCGCGACCGCCTGGAGCAGCTGATCGGCCGTGCGCCGCAGGGCCCGCTGGTCTTCGCGCCCGGCCTGGACATCACCCGCGGCCCGGGGCTCAGCTGGGTGCGCTTCGCCCGCCAGGTCGCGGCGGAGGCGCTCGCCGGGGAGGGTCTCGCCCGGCACGAGCTGGTGGCGCGCCCCTTGCAGGAGGCGCTGCTGAACGGGCTGCTGCTCGCGGCCGAGCACCCCTGGCGGGAGGCGCTCGCCCACCCGGGGGAGCCCCGGCGCCCGGCTCCGGTCAAGCGGGCGATGGACGCGGTGCGCGAGCGCCCCGAGCACCCCTTCACGACGACCGAACTCGCGACCCTGGCCCGGGTGAGCGTCCGGCGCCTCCAGGAGTCGTTCCGGGAGTACGTGGGGATGTCGCCGATGGCGTACGTACGGGAGGTCCGCCTCGACCGGGTCCGGGAGGAGCTGCGGGCGGCGGCGCCGGACGAGGCGAGCGTGAGCGAGGTGGCCTGGCGCTGGGGCTTCGCCCATCAGGGCCGCTTCGCGGCGCGCTACCGGGAGAAGTTCGGCGAGTCGCCGTCGGCCACGCTGCGGGGCGGTCGCTGA
- a CDS encoding endonuclease/exonuclease/phosphatase family protein: MPSSIPRSAGRTVARSAAVSAVVASALAAGLLAGSTSAAAEDAATGVRIHDIQGTTRVSPLVGKQVTGVTGIVTGVRTYGSRGFWIQDPEADANPATSEGVFVFTSSVPTVAVGDAVSVSGTVTEYVPGGLNSGNQSLTQISKPVVTVLSQGNAVPAPVTVSAWSVPEEYAPEGDPAAAGSINGLTLDPETYALDYYESLEGTNVRIGTSRVVGATDPYSELWVTVKPWENRNWRGGTVYGSYASQNTGRLQIQQLAPIAQQPFPKANVGDVLQGVTEGPLDFNQFGGYTITARTLGTVVDRGLERESTDKQHKNELAVATYNVENLDPSDPQEKFDALAKAVVENLASPDILALEEIQDNTGAKNDGTVAADLTVKKFTDAIVAAGGPAYEWRSVDPENNKDGGEPGGNIRQVFLFNPERVSFTDRAGADATTATAVTGRKGHAELTLSPGRIDPANTAWEASRKPLAGEFVFRGRTVFVIANHFGSKGGDESIVSHHQPPVRSSEAKRLLQAQAVNGFVKQLLAVEKQADVLVVGDINDFEFSGTTKALTDGGALYPAVKSLPRSERYSYVFQGNSQVLDQILTSPGVHHFEYDSVHINAEFADQDSDHDPQVLRFRP; encoded by the coding sequence ATGCCTTCCTCCATACCGAGATCTGCCGGCCGCACCGTCGCGCGCTCCGCCGCGGTCTCCGCCGTCGTCGCCTCGGCCCTCGCCGCCGGACTGCTCGCCGGTTCGACGAGCGCCGCCGCCGAGGACGCCGCGACCGGCGTCCGCATCCACGACATCCAGGGCACGACCCGCGTCTCGCCGCTCGTCGGCAAGCAGGTCACCGGCGTCACGGGCATCGTCACCGGCGTCCGCACCTACGGCTCGCGCGGCTTCTGGATCCAGGACCCCGAGGCCGACGCGAACCCGGCCACCAGCGAGGGCGTCTTCGTCTTCACCAGCTCCGTCCCGACGGTCGCCGTCGGCGACGCGGTCAGCGTGAGCGGCACGGTCACCGAGTACGTCCCCGGCGGCCTGAACTCCGGCAACCAGTCGCTGACCCAGATCTCCAAGCCGGTCGTCACCGTCCTCTCCCAGGGCAACGCCGTCCCGGCCCCGGTGACCGTCTCGGCCTGGTCCGTCCCCGAGGAGTACGCGCCCGAGGGCGACCCGGCCGCCGCCGGCTCCATCAACGGCCTGACCCTGGACCCGGAGACGTACGCCCTGGACTACTACGAGTCGCTCGAGGGCACCAACGTCCGGATCGGCACCTCGCGGGTGGTCGGCGCCACCGACCCGTACTCCGAGCTCTGGGTGACGGTGAAGCCCTGGGAGAACCGCAACTGGCGCGGCGGCACGGTCTACGGCTCGTACGCCTCGCAGAACACCGGCCGGCTCCAGATCCAGCAGCTGGCCCCGATCGCCCAGCAGCCCTTCCCCAAGGCGAACGTCGGCGACGTGCTGCAGGGCGTGACCGAGGGCCCGCTCGACTTCAACCAGTTCGGCGGCTACACGATCACCGCCCGCACCCTCGGCACGGTCGTCGACCGCGGCCTTGAGCGCGAGTCCACGGACAAGCAGCACAAGAACGAGCTGGCCGTGGCCACGTACAACGTGGAGAACCTCGACCCGAGCGACCCGCAGGAGAAGTTCGACGCCCTCGCGAAGGCGGTCGTCGAGAACCTCGCCTCGCCCGACATCCTGGCCCTGGAGGAGATCCAGGACAACACGGGCGCCAAGAACGACGGCACCGTCGCCGCCGACCTGACGGTGAAGAAGTTCACGGACGCGATCGTGGCGGCCGGCGGACCGGCGTACGAGTGGCGCTCGGTCGACCCGGAGAACAACAAGGACGGCGGCGAGCCCGGCGGCAACATCCGTCAGGTCTTCCTCTTCAACCCCGAGCGGGTCTCCTTCACGGACCGCGCGGGCGCCGACGCGACCACCGCCACCGCCGTGACGGGCCGCAAGGGCCACGCCGAGCTGACCCTCTCCCCCGGCCGCATCGACCCGGCGAACACCGCCTGGGAGGCCAGCCGCAAGCCGCTCGCGGGCGAGTTCGTCTTCCGTGGCCGTACGGTCTTCGTGATCGCCAACCACTTCGGCTCGAAGGGCGGCGACGAGTCCATCGTCTCGCACCACCAGCCGCCGGTCCGCTCCTCCGAGGCGAAGCGCCTGCTCCAGGCCCAGGCCGTCAACGGCTTCGTGAAGCAGCTGCTCGCGGTCGAGAAGCAGGCCGACGTGCTGGTGGTCGGTGACATCAACGACTTCGAGTTCTCCGGCACGACGAAGGCGCTGACCGACGGCGGCGCGCTGTACCCGGCCGTGAAGTCGCTGCCGCGCAGCGAGCGCTACTCGTACGTCTTCCAGGGCAACAGCCAGGTGCTCGACCAGATCCTGACGAGCCCCGGCGTGCACCACTTCGAGTACGACAGCGTCCACATCAACGCGGAGTTCGCCGACCAGGACAGCGACCACGACCCGCAGGTCCTGCGCTTCCGCCCGTAG
- a CDS encoding 1-aminocyclopropane-1-carboxylate deaminase codes for MPITDFERYPLLFGPSPVHPLERLTHHLGGATLWAKREDCNSGVAYGGNKTRKLEYLVADALAQGCDTLVSIGGVQSNHTRQVAAVAARAGLRCVLVQESWVDWPDSVYDKVGNILISRLAGADVRLVKAGFGIGFKESWEQALREVEESGGKPYAIPAGASDHRLGGLGFANWAYEVAEQESALGVFFDTVVVCSVTGSTQAGMVAGFAALAEDGGRARRVIGIDASAKPVPTHEQITRIARDTAALIGVERAVTAADVELDERYHAGVYGIPDEATLDAMRLAARTEGMVTDPVYEGKSMAGLVDLVDRGEIGRDSTVLYAHLGGQPALNAYSALF; via the coding sequence TTGCCGATCACCGACTTCGAACGCTATCCGCTCCTCTTCGGGCCCTCGCCGGTCCATCCGCTCGAACGGCTCACCCACCACCTCGGCGGCGCCACCCTCTGGGCCAAGCGCGAGGACTGCAACTCGGGCGTCGCGTACGGCGGGAACAAGACCCGCAAACTGGAGTACCTGGTCGCCGACGCCCTCGCCCAGGGCTGCGACACCCTCGTCTCCATCGGCGGCGTGCAGTCCAACCACACCCGCCAGGTCGCCGCCGTCGCCGCCCGCGCCGGGCTGCGCTGCGTCCTCGTGCAGGAGAGCTGGGTCGACTGGCCCGACTCCGTCTACGACAAGGTCGGCAACATCCTGATCAGCCGCCTCGCGGGCGCCGACGTCCGCCTGGTGAAGGCGGGCTTCGGCATCGGCTTCAAGGAGAGCTGGGAGCAGGCCCTGCGGGAGGTCGAGGAGAGCGGCGGCAAGCCGTACGCGATCCCGGCGGGCGCCTCCGACCACCGGCTCGGTGGTCTCGGCTTCGCGAACTGGGCGTACGAGGTGGCCGAGCAGGAGAGCGCGCTGGGCGTCTTCTTCGACACGGTGGTGGTCTGCTCGGTGACCGGCTCGACCCAGGCCGGCATGGTCGCGGGCTTCGCCGCGCTCGCCGAGGACGGCGGGCGGGCCCGCCGGGTCATCGGGATCGACGCCTCGGCGAAGCCCGTACCGACCCACGAGCAGATCACCCGGATCGCCCGGGACACCGCGGCCCTCATCGGGGTCGAGCGGGCCGTGACGGCGGCCGACGTCGAGCTGGACGAGCGCTACCACGCCGGCGTGTACGGCATCCCGGACGAGGCGACCCTCGACGCGATGAGACTCGCCGCCCGCACCGAGGGCATGGTCACCGACCCCGTCTACGAGGGGAAGTCGATGGCGGGCCTGGTCGACCTGGTGGACCGGGGAGAGATCGGCCGGGACTCGACCGTGCTCTACGCCCACCTCGGCGGCCAGCCCGCCCTCAACGCCTACAGCGCCCTGTTCTGA
- a CDS encoding antibiotic biosynthesis monooxygenase family protein: MNAVARPDARPDLHRPGVGAVFVSTWNVGTPERQRAAVEAIRTAWENREWPDLGLLSYSVFIGTDGETLMHYSQWTGEQEYEDFVRTYRDDRNAEIDKAVPGIERVELRRYGAVHRSTARGATSTGELPGVVVIVEADFTEDAGPGAREEWVDSVFAALDEDAVSRPAPGGISAQFHLSLDGGRVLNYAEWESEQAHLDWLADDAPLSEAWRRVQHDPRLAGGRVRRYTPALSLSAGV; this comes from the coding sequence ATGAACGCCGTAGCCCGTCCCGACGCCCGTCCCGACCTCCACCGCCCCGGAGTCGGCGCCGTCTTCGTCAGCACCTGGAACGTCGGCACCCCCGAGCGCCAGCGCGCCGCCGTCGAGGCGATCCGCACGGCCTGGGAGAACCGGGAATGGCCGGACCTCGGGCTGCTCTCGTACAGCGTCTTCATCGGGACCGACGGGGAGACGCTGATGCACTACTCGCAGTGGACCGGGGAGCAGGAGTACGAGGACTTCGTCCGCACCTACCGCGACGACCGGAACGCCGAGATCGACAAGGCCGTGCCCGGCATCGAGCGGGTGGAGCTCCGCCGCTACGGGGCCGTCCACCGCTCCACCGCTCGCGGCGCGACGAGCACGGGGGAGCTGCCCGGGGTCGTCGTGATCGTCGAGGCGGACTTCACGGAGGACGCCGGGCCGGGCGCCCGGGAGGAGTGGGTGGACAGCGTGTTCGCCGCCCTGGACGAGGACGCGGTGTCGCGGCCCGCGCCCGGCGGCATCAGCGCCCAGTTCCATCTCTCCCTCGACGGCGGCCGGGTCCTCAACTACGCCGAGTGGGAGAGCGAGCAGGCCCACCTGGACTGGCTGGCGGACGACGCCCCGCTGAGCGAGGCCTGGCGGCGGGTCCAGCACGACCCCCGGCTCGCGGGCGGCCGGGTGCGGCGGTACACGCCCGCGCTCAGTCTGAGCGCGGGCGTGTGA
- a CDS encoding GntR family transcriptional regulator, with protein sequence MDALRPVGRTLLRDRAYEALREAIVRGDLAPGAPLKDADLADRLGLSRAPVREALARLGQEGLVESKPQSYTRVTRPVSRVVRDAASVVRVMHELAARTGVPLLGPEGIRAMREANERFAAAVRASDVEAALTADDELHQVLVIASGNHAAAATIARYTPLIRRVERRLFGDAGSCGSAELHARLIDACEEGDAAEAVRVTTEIWAALEQLADDAIEVAEVTGIPAP encoded by the coding sequence ATGGACGCCTTACGGCCCGTGGGCCGGACCCTGCTGCGTGACCGGGCCTACGAGGCGCTGCGCGAGGCCATCGTGCGCGGCGACCTCGCCCCCGGAGCCCCGCTCAAGGACGCCGACCTCGCCGACCGGCTCGGGCTCTCCCGCGCACCCGTGCGCGAGGCCCTGGCCCGGCTCGGCCAGGAAGGACTCGTCGAGTCCAAGCCGCAGAGCTACACCCGCGTCACCCGGCCCGTCAGCCGGGTCGTCCGCGACGCCGCCTCGGTGGTGCGGGTGATGCACGAACTCGCCGCCAGGACCGGCGTACCCCTGCTCGGGCCCGAAGGGATCCGGGCCATGCGCGAGGCCAACGAGCGCTTCGCGGCCGCCGTCCGCGCCTCCGACGTGGAGGCCGCCCTCACCGCCGACGACGAGCTCCACCAGGTCCTCGTCATCGCCAGCGGCAACCACGCCGCCGCGGCGACCATCGCCCGCTACACCCCCCTGATCCGCCGGGTCGAACGGCGGCTCTTCGGCGACGCCGGAAGCTGCGGATCGGCGGAGCTGCACGCGCGGCTCATCGACGCGTGCGAGGAAGGGGACGCGGCGGAGGCGGTCCGGGTCACCACGGAGATCTGGGCGGCCCTCGAACAGCTCGCGGACGACGCCATCGAGGTCGCCGAGGTGACGGGCATCCCGGCGCCGTAG
- a CDS encoding 5-dehydro-4-deoxyglucarate dehydratase, whose protein sequence is MTTAPLAGRLDGLLFFPVTAFAPDGSVDLATFRAHVRAGVDAGAAAVFACCGTGEFHALTPEEFRDCVAAAVEETAGRVPVVAGAGYGTALAVRYARLAEEAGADGLLAMPPYLVVADQAGLLRHYTELAAATSLDVIVYQRDNAVLTPATAVALARTDGIIGLKDGLGDLDLMQRIVSAVRAEGLDLLYFNGMPTAELTGAAYRGIGVTLYSSAVFCFAPDIALAYHRALTAGDDTTVNRLVDDFYRPLVELRAQGRGYAVSLVKAAVRRGGLDVGEVRPPLSEPAPEHVDALMLLVEQGRAALKELGA, encoded by the coding sequence GTGACCACTGCCCCGCTCGCCGGCCGGCTCGACGGCCTGCTGTTCTTCCCCGTCACCGCCTTCGCGCCGGACGGCTCCGTCGACCTCGCCACCTTCCGCGCGCACGTGCGCGCGGGCGTGGACGCGGGCGCCGCCGCCGTCTTCGCGTGCTGCGGCACGGGCGAGTTCCACGCCCTCACCCCCGAGGAGTTCCGGGACTGCGTCGCCGCCGCCGTCGAGGAGACGGCCGGCCGCGTCCCCGTCGTCGCGGGCGCCGGATACGGCACCGCCCTCGCCGTCCGGTACGCCCGGCTCGCCGAGGAGGCCGGCGCCGACGGGCTGCTCGCCATGCCGCCGTACCTCGTCGTCGCCGACCAGGCAGGACTGCTCCGCCACTACACCGAACTCGCCGCCGCCACCTCGCTCGACGTCATCGTCTACCAGCGCGACAACGCGGTCCTCACCCCGGCCACGGCCGTCGCCCTCGCCCGTACGGACGGCATCATCGGGCTCAAGGACGGGCTCGGGGACCTCGACCTCATGCAGCGGATCGTCAGCGCCGTCCGCGCCGAGGGCCTCGACCTGCTCTACTTCAACGGCATGCCGACCGCCGAACTCACCGGCGCCGCCTACCGGGGCATCGGCGTCACCCTCTACTCCTCCGCCGTCTTCTGCTTCGCCCCCGACATCGCGCTCGCCTACCACCGCGCCCTCACCGCCGGCGACGACACCACCGTGAACCGGCTCGTCGACGACTTCTACCGGCCGCTGGTCGAACTCCGCGCCCAGGGACGGGGATACGCCGTCTCGCTCGTCAAGGCGGCGGTACGCAGGGGCGGCCTGGACGTGGGCGAGGTGCGACCGCCGCTGAGCGAGCCCGCCCCCGAGCACGTCGACGCCCTCATGCTGCTCGTCGAGCAGGGCCGCGCCGCACTGAAGGAGCTCGGCGCGTGA
- a CDS encoding SDR family oxidoreductase, which produces MAALSGAPVRPLALVTGVGRTVGIGAGIAHRLAESGWDIAFTYWTPYDRRMAWGEERGAAELIAEGLAGRGAQCTAVEADLADPGAPARVFDTVGERFGRPVTALVLCHCESVDSGLLDTTVESFDRHVAVNARASWLLIREYGRRFAGAPGTGRIIALTSDHTVGNLPYGASKGALDRITLAAARELAHLGITANVVNPGPVDTGWMTEPLREEMVRQTPLGRLGTPRDTAHLVDFLCSPEGQWINGQLLMSNGGLA; this is translated from the coding sequence GTGGCCGCATTGAGCGGCGCACCGGTCCGCCCGCTCGCCCTGGTGACCGGGGTCGGGCGGACGGTCGGCATCGGCGCGGGCATCGCCCACCGCCTCGCGGAGTCGGGCTGGGACATCGCGTTCACGTACTGGACCCCGTACGACCGGCGGATGGCCTGGGGCGAGGAGCGGGGCGCGGCCGAGCTGATCGCCGAGGGGCTCGCCGGGCGGGGCGCGCAGTGCACGGCCGTCGAGGCCGACCTCGCCGACCCCGGGGCGCCCGCGCGCGTCTTCGACACGGTCGGGGAGCGGTTCGGCCGTCCGGTCACGGCGCTCGTCCTGTGCCACTGCGAGTCGGTCGACTCCGGGCTCCTCGACACCACGGTGGAGAGCTTCGACCGCCATGTCGCGGTCAACGCGCGGGCGTCGTGGCTGCTGATCCGGGAGTACGGCCGCCGCTTCGCCGGCGCGCCGGGCACCGGCCGCATCATCGCCCTGACCAGCGACCACACCGTGGGGAACCTGCCGTACGGGGCGAGCAAGGGCGCGCTGGACCGCATCACCCTGGCCGCCGCGCGCGAGCTCGCGCACCTCGGGATCACGGCGAACGTCGTCAACCCGGGCCCGGTGGACACCGGCTGGATGACGGAGCCGCTACGGGAGGAGATGGTCCGGCAGACGCCGCTCGGCCGGCTCGGCACCCCCCGCGACACCGCGCACCTGGTGGACTTCCTCTGCTCGCCCGAGGGGCAGTGGATCAACGGGCAGCTGCTGATGAGCAACGGCGGACTGGCCTGA
- a CDS encoding TerD family protein, with product MTPGSNIPLTVARVAVDVAAPVRLDVSGLLLGANGKVRSDDDFIFYNQPSGPGVTYRSGGGAAPDAILVDTGALPAGIERIVVTASPDAAGQTFQGIEPTATLRNADDGTVLATFTPPRLATETALVVVEIYLRNGAWKARAVGQGYANGLAGIATDFGVSVDDEPAAAPAAAAPAPVAAPAPAAPPVAPPAPPAPPAAPVDPRIAAATPPAAAAPAPSGKINLDKGRVSLQKNQTVSLVKGGRPLLSQVKMGLGWEPAYRGKDIDLDASVIAYGPQRNHLDSCYFGKLSILNGSVKHSGDNLTGEGAGDDEVIVVDLGRLPADATGLVFTVNSFSGQKFTEVAKAYCRLIDAATGEELVRFDLTTAEPQTGVMMAKLIKQFSGEWEMTAMGEFVKSRTVRGMVKPAAQAL from the coding sequence ATGACCCCCGGCTCGAACATCCCTCTCACCGTCGCGCGTGTGGCGGTGGACGTCGCCGCCCCGGTGCGGCTCGACGTCTCGGGCCTGCTGCTCGGCGCCAACGGCAAGGTCCGCTCGGACGACGACTTCATCTTCTACAACCAGCCGTCCGGCCCCGGCGTCACCTACCGCTCCGGCGGCGGTGCCGCCCCCGACGCGATCCTGGTGGACACCGGCGCCCTGCCGGCCGGCATCGAGCGGATCGTCGTCACCGCGAGCCCCGACGCCGCGGGCCAGACCTTCCAGGGCATCGAGCCCACGGCCACCCTGCGCAACGCGGACGACGGCACCGTCCTCGCCACCTTCACCCCGCCCCGGCTGGCCACCGAGACGGCCCTCGTGGTCGTCGAGATCTACCTGCGCAACGGCGCGTGGAAGGCCCGCGCCGTCGGCCAGGGCTATGCGAACGGCCTGGCCGGCATCGCGACCGACTTCGGCGTCTCGGTGGACGACGAGCCCGCCGCCGCCCCGGCGGCCGCCGCACCCGCCCCCGTCGCCGCGCCCGCCCCCGCCGCGCCCCCGGTGGCGCCCCCGGCCCCGCCGGCGCCCCCCGCCGCCCCGGTGGACCCCCGGATCGCGGCCGCCACCCCGCCCGCCGCCGCGGCCCCCGCGCCCAGCGGCAAGATCAACCTCGACAAGGGCCGGGTCAGCCTCCAGAAGAACCAGACGGTGTCCCTCGTCAAGGGCGGCCGCCCGCTGCTCTCCCAGGTCAAGATGGGCCTCGGCTGGGAGCCCGCGTACCGCGGCAAGGACATCGACCTGGACGCCTCCGTCATCGCGTACGGCCCGCAGCGCAACCACCTGGACAGCTGCTACTTCGGCAAGCTCTCCATCCTCAACGGCTCGGTGAAGCACTCCGGCGACAACCTCACCGGCGAGGGCGCGGGCGACGACGAGGTGATCGTCGTCGACCTCGGCCGGCTGCCCGCCGACGCCACCGGACTGGTCTTCACGGTCAACTCCTTCTCCGGCCAGAAGTTCACCGAGGTCGCCAAGGCCTACTGCCGGCTGATCGACGCGGCCACCGGCGAGGAGCTGGTCCGCTTCGACCTGACCACCGCGGAGCCGCAGACCGGCGTGATGATGGCCAAGCTGATCAAGCAGTTCTCCGGCGAGTGGGAGATGACGGCGATGGGCGAGTTCGTGAAGTCCCGGACCGTCCGCGGCATGGTGAAGCCGGCCGCCCAGGCACTCTGA
- a CDS encoding alkaline phosphatase PhoX, translating into MPLNRREFTKQSAAAGAGLALTGVVGALATAPEALASDEPEAYGAGHGHDHDRDHGHGHGHRLGYGPLVEDPEGMLALPAGFSYRVVTHSGVTRLESGEFTPSNHDGTAAFAGPRGTTYLVNNHELKGTRDKWEHPVPLTEGLVYDPAAAGGCTVVEVHRDGTVAEWVGIAGTSTNCAGGSTAWGTWLTGEENSDRAGVNGMTKDHGYVFEVDPRDRRANRAPKPIKAFGRYDHEAVVIDPRRGHAYLTEDASNPNGLLFRWTPPKGFEHGRGKLRTLADDAGVLQAAKCVDSGGRFVDDLSRATRIGTVYGVDWVDVPDRDGRTVSVRKQFTDGQITRARKLEGMWWADGGAYVVSSYARAESPGTAHDGQVWFYDPKRRTLTLKVLLGVNADPAVDGAFDGPDNITVSPYGGLVIAEDGEGVQHLFGATDSGRTYPIARNDLNDSEFTGVTFSPDGDTLFANIQTPGIMVAITGPWRRQPRR; encoded by the coding sequence ATGCCCCTCAACCGCAGAGAGTTCACCAAGCAGTCCGCCGCCGCCGGTGCGGGCCTCGCCCTCACCGGTGTCGTCGGGGCTCTCGCCACCGCGCCCGAGGCGCTCGCCTCCGACGAGCCGGAGGCGTACGGAGCCGGCCACGGTCATGACCACGACCGCGACCACGGGCACGGCCACGGCCATCGGCTCGGGTACGGGCCGCTCGTCGAGGACCCCGAGGGGATGCTCGCCCTGCCCGCCGGCTTCTCGTACCGCGTCGTCACCCACAGCGGTGTGACCCGGCTGGAGTCCGGCGAGTTCACGCCCTCCAACCACGACGGCACCGCCGCCTTCGCCGGCCCGCGCGGCACCACGTACCTGGTGAACAACCACGAGCTCAAGGGCACCCGCGACAAGTGGGAGCACCCGGTCCCGCTCACCGAGGGCCTCGTGTACGACCCGGCCGCGGCCGGCGGCTGCACGGTCGTCGAGGTGCACCGGGACGGCACCGTCGCCGAGTGGGTCGGCATCGCCGGCACCTCCACCAACTGCGCCGGCGGCAGCACCGCCTGGGGCACCTGGCTGACCGGCGAGGAGAACTCCGACCGGGCCGGCGTCAACGGCATGACCAAGGACCACGGCTACGTCTTCGAGGTCGACCCGCGCGACCGCCGCGCCAACCGCGCCCCGAAGCCGATCAAGGCCTTCGGCCGGTACGACCACGAGGCCGTCGTCATCGACCCCAGGCGCGGCCACGCCTACCTCACCGAGGACGCCTCCAACCCCAACGGGCTGCTCTTCCGCTGGACCCCGCCGAAGGGCTTCGAGCACGGCCGCGGCAAGCTCCGCACCCTCGCCGACGACGCCGGTGTCCTCCAGGCCGCCAAGTGCGTCGACTCCGGGGGCCGCTTCGTGGACGACCTCTCCCGGGCCACCCGGATCGGCACCGTCTACGGCGTCGACTGGGTCGACGTCCCCGACCGTGACGGCCGTACGGTCTCGGTCCGCAAGCAGTTCACGGACGGCCAGATCACCCGCGCCCGCAAGCTGGAGGGCATGTGGTGGGCCGACGGCGGCGCGTACGTCGTCTCCTCCTACGCGCGCGCGGAGAGCCCCGGCACCGCGCACGACGGCCAGGTCTGGTTCTACGACCCCAAGCGCCGCACCCTCACCCTCAAGGTGCTGCTCGGCGTCAACGCCGATCCGGCCGTGGACGGCGCCTTCGACGGCCCGGACAACATCACCGTCTCGCCCTACGGCGGGCTCGTCATCGCCGAGGACGGCGAGGGCGTGCAGCACCTCTTCGGCGCGACCGACTCGGGCCGCACCTACCCGATCGCCCGCAACGACCTCAACGACAGCGAGTTCACCGGCGTGACCTTCTCGCCCGACGGTGACACGCTGTTCGCCAACATCCAGACCCCGGGCATCATGGTCGCGATCACCGGCCCCTGGCGCCGCCAGCCCCGCCGCTGA
- a CDS encoding NAD-dependent epimerase/dehydratase family protein, with protein MSPPRTVLLTGAAGGVGTLMRELLPPYGYELRLLDVAPVPGAPDAIVADLADRAALREAVRGVDAIVHLAGISLESTFDKIMAANIAGTYNLYEAAREEGVRRVVFASSNHAVGFIRQPRPGDPLVPVDTPHRPDTFYGLSKCFGEDLAQLYWDLHGIETVSVRIGSCFPEPTSVRMLSMWLSPADCARLLHATLTAEDVAHTVVYGSSANTRAWWDLSTARALGFEPVDDSEVHAEKLIAEKGLPPEDSADARYLGGHFCVDPPRWPH; from the coding sequence ATGTCCCCACCCCGCACGGTCCTGCTCACCGGCGCCGCCGGAGGCGTCGGCACGCTGATGCGGGAGCTGCTGCCCCCGTACGGCTACGAGCTCCGCCTCCTGGACGTCGCCCCCGTCCCGGGGGCGCCGGACGCGATCGTCGCCGACCTCGCGGACCGCGCGGCGCTGCGCGAGGCGGTCCGGGGCGTCGACGCGATCGTCCATCTGGCCGGCATCTCGCTGGAGTCGACCTTCGACAAGATCATGGCCGCCAACATCGCGGGCACCTACAACCTCTACGAGGCCGCGCGCGAGGAGGGCGTCCGGCGCGTGGTCTTCGCGTCCAGCAACCACGCCGTCGGCTTCATCCGGCAGCCGCGCCCGGGCGATCCGCTCGTCCCGGTCGACACCCCGCACCGCCCCGACACCTTCTACGGCCTCTCCAAGTGCTTCGGCGAGGACCTGGCCCAGCTCTACTGGGACCTGCACGGCATCGAGACCGTCTCCGTCCGCATCGGCTCCTGCTTCCCGGAGCCCACCTCGGTCCGGATGCTGTCGATGTGGCTGAGCCCGGCCGACTGCGCCCGGCTCCTGCACGCCACGCTCACCGCCGAGGACGTGGCCCACACGGTGGTGTACGGCTCGTCCGCCAACACGCGCGCGTGGTGGGACCTCTCCACGGCCCGGGCGCTCGGCTTCGAGCCGGTGGACGACTCGGAGGTCCACGCGGAGAAGCTCATCGCCGAGAAGGGCCTCCCGCCCGAGGACAGCGCCGACGCCCGCTATCTGGGCGGCCACTTCTGCGTGGACCCGCCCCGGTGGCCGCATTGA